From Ignavibacteria bacterium, a single genomic window includes:
- a CDS encoding AAA family ATPase encodes MISKIAHLGDYHIHNQKWHDRYELGNQFIYKTLEKQSPDRIVIVGDLFENFIQISNEAKTFAGRFLNKLSEIAPVIIVPGNHDIRKKDLKRKNSVQTVIELINNPKVTYYDKSGFYDDDNVVWVNHSHLEKDINPWNDIPHKKSKNKIYIDLWHDPVNGCFSDNGFQMTSKSYRNISDFKGDFGFFADIHKFQYLNDKKTIAYCSSTFQQTMGEDVEKHGFIIWDIVNKTSEFIIVPDEYKLITFRTTENYDYDNIDFSHPLASNKSEFRIIWRDYSANINNENEEKLKKYISSRWNDNIKFEKERIYTNLNSVQKLTESININDKQVQQDIFREYLIANKYNDDFIEEILKIDNIINERLEITKTINNVEWSINKIWVNNFKSYDHFELDWSNVKGIIQIGGENQQGKTTLLDAITYITHGTTLATNKLGGAQREKNADNRYINNKRNLDFCEGGMVIDINGDLYTLFRRTERKLSKDKKTISSCSTILEYYEGPIISEDKKLIGERKIETQQKIDSIIGNFEDFVRMTLTNSENLNYLISLDRATFIDSIIRDAGYDIFEKKLEEFKEYKKQINIERIDINLNESEEELKNLKNLLQDYKKEHDDFKKKISDIDERIKVVSSDRDNEIKKLNKIDDEIANIDIESAKNKIEEYNKAIENNISQQKINNDKQKNLKKEYDKDKYESLIKDIKKIEDDILNLKLKISQEETKIEKEKSNIVRIDDKIKSLKQKEIDSQKAKLIVINNDIEKISNELNIAIESKKRDIKDQQKTQDFKIKTLSTEIKNIKEKGLSLKEQIKLLEESENCPTCGALPEHQKHKTDKIAELKKEIQNLLDKGMDVQTKLNDAKTNAEKIQKKLDDLEAGIYPKDIKDIEKNIKDKLEKKKAEIDQINNICEEIKSNNFENVPELKSNIEMGLKIRTTSEISIKTSEETIKSLKQNIKDKETKKFNVQDEISKIEKIKEEVKTYETLVQENKELVLKIENIKLTIENAKTKIDKYYEQLKYIDENKVIEIAINEFDEKLSALNTEKTEYTERLADVMKEAAVTKQTIQDIQNRIKKYQEQVKRDEILKEYMKCVHRDGIPTFLLQKSKDLINIELDDMLSNVDFSVFFDEFLNLKMYMKNSPWAIQNLLESSGSERSFGAVALKMALRTINNKSKPNLLMLDEVMMKLKNHMVDKFNDMLLDMKKKIDKILIIEHVHTVPFDVLIEVQKSKDGISSLTIN; translated from the coding sequence ATGATAAGTAAAATTGCACACCTTGGTGATTATCACATACATAATCAAAAATGGCATGATAGATATGAATTAGGAAATCAATTTATTTACAAAACACTTGAAAAACAATCACCAGACAGAATTGTCATTGTTGGTGACTTGTTTGAAAACTTTATCCAAATTTCGAATGAAGCTAAAACATTTGCTGGTAGATTTCTAAACAAACTTTCAGAAATCGCACCTGTTATAATTGTTCCTGGTAATCATGATATTAGGAAAAAAGACCTTAAAAGAAAGAATTCTGTTCAAACAGTTATTGAACTTATAAATAATCCAAAAGTTACATATTACGATAAGTCTGGTTTTTATGATGATGATAATGTAGTTTGGGTTAATCATTCTCATTTAGAGAAGGATATAAATCCTTGGAATGATATTCCTCATAAAAAATCTAAAAATAAAATATACATTGATCTTTGGCATGATCCTGTAAACGGTTGTTTTTCTGATAATGGTTTTCAAATGACATCCAAATCATATAGAAACATATCTGATTTTAAAGGTGATTTTGGTTTCTTTGCTGATATTCATAAATTTCAATATCTTAATGATAAAAAAACAATAGCATATTGTTCTTCAACATTTCAACAAACAATGGGTGAAGATGTTGAAAAACATGGTTTTATCATTTGGGATATTGTGAACAAAACATCAGAATTTATTATAGTGCCTGATGAATATAAACTTATAACATTCAGAACAACTGAAAATTATGATTATGATAACATAGATTTTAGTCATCCTTTAGCTTCAAACAAATCAGAATTTAGAATTATTTGGAGAGATTATTCTGCTAATATAAATAATGAAAATGAAGAAAAATTAAAAAAGTATATTTCATCTAGATGGAATGATAATATAAAATTTGAAAAAGAGAGAATTTATACAAATTTAAATTCTGTTCAAAAATTAACAGAATCTATAAATATTAATGATAAGCAAGTTCAACAGGATATATTTAGAGAATATTTGATTGCTAATAAATATAATGATGATTTTATTGAAGAAATATTGAAAATTGATAATATTATTAATGAAAGATTAGAAATAACAAAAACAATAAATAATGTTGAATGGTCTATTAATAAAATATGGGTTAATAATTTTAAATCATATGATCATTTTGAACTTGATTGGTCAAATGTAAAAGGTATTATACAGATTGGTGGTGAAAATCAACAAGGCAAAACAACATTATTAGATGCTATAACTTATATAACACATGGTACTACATTAGCTACTAACAAACTAGGTGGTGCTCAAAGAGAAAAAAATGCAGACAATCGTTATATTAATAATAAAAGAAATTTAGATTTTTGTGAAGGTGGAATGGTAATTGATATAAATGGTGATCTTTATACATTATTTCGTAGAACTGAAAGAAAATTGTCAAAAGATAAGAAAACAATATCTTCTTGTTCAACAATTTTAGAATATTATGAAGGTCCTATTATTAGTGAAGATAAAAAATTAATAGGTGAAAGAAAAATTGAAACACAACAAAAAATAGATTCTATTATTGGTAATTTTGAAGATTTTGTTAGAATGACTTTAACAAATTCGGAAAATTTAAATTATTTAATATCATTAGATAGAGCAACTTTTATAGATTCTATTATTAGAGATGCTGGTTATGATATTTTTGAAAAAAAATTAGAAGAATTTAAAGAATATAAAAAACAAATAAATATAGAAAGAATTGATATAAATTTAAATGAATCTGAAGAAGAATTAAAAAATTTAAAAAATTTATTACAGGATTATAAAAAAGAACATGATGACTTTAAGAAAAAAATTTCAGATATTGATGAAAGAATAAAAGTTGTAAGTTCTGATAGAGATAATGAAATCAAAAAATTAAACAAGATTGATGACGAAATTGCTAATATTGATATAGAAAGTGCTAAAAATAAAATTGAAGAATACAATAAAGCGATTGAAAACAATATATCACAACAAAAAATAAATAACGATAAGCAAAAAAATCTTAAAAAAGAGTATGATAAAGATAAATATGAAAGTCTTATTAAAGATATTAAAAAAATTGAAGATGATATATTAAATTTAAAACTTAAAATTTCTCAAGAAGAAACTAAGATTGAGAAGGAAAAAAGTAATATAGTTAGAATTGATGACAAAATAAAATCTTTGAAACAGAAAGAAATTGATTCACAAAAAGCAAAACTTATTGTTATTAACAATGATATTGAAAAAATTTCAAATGAATTAAATATCGCTATTGAAAGTAAAAAGCGTGATATTAAGGATCAACAAAAAACACAAGATTTTAAAATCAAAACTCTTTCAACAGAAATCAAAAATATAAAGGAGAAAGGTCTTAGTCTTAAAGAACAAATAAAATTGTTAGAAGAATCAGAAAATTGTCCTACTTGTGGTGCTTTACCAGAACACCAAAAACATAAAACCGATAAGATTGCTGAATTAAAAAAAGAAATTCAGAATTTATTGGATAAAGGCATGGATGTACAAACAAAACTTAATGATGCAAAAACAAATGCCGAAAAAATTCAAAAGAAACTTGATGATTTAGAAGCAGGTATTTATCCAAAAGATATTAAAGATATTGAAAAGAATATAAAAGATAAATTAGAAAAAAAGAAAGCTGAAATAGATCAAATCAATAATATTTGTGAAGAAATAAAAAGCAATAATTTTGAAAATGTTCCTGAATTGAAATCAAATATTGAAATGGGTCTTAAAATTAGGACAACATCCGAAATATCAATTAAAACAAGTGAAGAAACTATTAAATCTTTGAAACAAAATATTAAAGATAAAGAAACGAAAAAGTTTAATGTTCAAGATGAAATATCTAAAATTGAAAAAATTAAAGAAGAAGTAAAAACTTATGAAACTTTAGTTCAAGAAAATAAAGAATTGGTATTAAAAATAGAAAATATTAAACTTACTATAGAGAACGCTAAAACAAAAATTGATAAGTATTATGAACAACTTAAATATATTGATGAAAATAAAGTTATAGAAATTGCTATAAATGAATTTGATGAAAAATTATCAGCATTAAATACAGAGAAAACTGAGTACACAGAAAGATTGGCTGATGTTATGAAAGAAGCAGCAGTAACAAAACAAACTATTCAAGATATTCAGAACAGAATTAAAAAGTATCAAGAACAAGTTAAGAGAGATGAGATATTAAAAGAATATATGAAATGTGTACACCGTGATGGTATACCAACTTTCTTATTACAAAAATCTAAGGATCTTATCAATATTGAATTAGATGATATGCTTAGTAATGTTGATTTTTCAGTATTTTTTGATGAATTCTTGAATTTAAAGATGTATATGAAAAATTCGCCTTGGGCTATACAAAACTTACTAGAAAGTTCTGGTTCTGAACGTTCCTTTGGTGCGGTTGCATTGAAAATGGCGTTACGAACAATAAACAATAAATCAAAACCAAATCTTTTAATGTTGGATGAAGTTATGATGAAACTCAAAAATCATATGGTTGATAAGTTTAATGATATGTTGTTGGATATGAAGAAAAAGATTGATAAGATTCTTATTATTGAGCACGTTCATACTGTACCTTTTGATGTTTTGATTGAAGTTCAAAAATCAAAAGATGGTATCAGTTCATTAACAATTAATTAA
- a CDS encoding ATP-dependent Clp protease ATP-binding subunit, which produces MDEKESISANKESILVQFSTDITELAKADLLDPVIGREKEIERVAQILSRRNKNNPVLIGEPGVGKSAIVDGLAQLIVKGECPTNLLDKKILSIEMSSLVAGTKYRGQFEERMKAIIDELKKRNDVIIFVDELHTMVGAGSSSGSLDAANILKPALARGHIQCIGATTFDEYKNSVEKDGALERRFQKVIIEPPTAEETKVILHNLKERYEDYHNVRYTDEAIELCVKLADRFIFERAFPDKAIDILDEAGSRAQISKSIPEHIKQMSAEIKEVIALKQSSVKAQDFEKSVIYRDKEKELKKKLEIAKNEWREKIALNAQVVDGDEIRKVVSMISKIPVEKVSINDAKKYLELENILKKEIVGQDEAVSLISKVLRRNKTAISNPNKPIGTFMFLGNTGVGKTETAKVIANEIFGPNSLIRIDMSEYSEKISSSRLTGAAPGYVGYEEGGQLTEAVRRKPFSVVLFDEIEKAHPDIYNILLQILDEGRLTDNTGRVVNFKNTIIIMTSNVGVKTAQALGKGIGFTTSSTLKEEEIIKNNIMKALKDKFAPEFLNRINEIVIFNQLNEDNIKEIVKIHLNKLKKRIDDIGYILTWTPSVIDYISKETYNPMYGARPVERGIQKLIEDMISEELLRNEPTTGSNIKIQYNKKDNKLFVVFDNKLNINKN; this is translated from the coding sequence ATGGACGAAAAAGAAAGCATAAGTGCAAATAAAGAGAGTATATTAGTACAATTTTCTACTGATATTACAGAATTGGCAAAAGCTGATTTGCTTGACCCTGTTATTGGTAGAGAAAAAGAAATTGAAAGGGTTGCTCAGATACTTTCACGTAGAAATAAGAATAATCCTGTTCTTATTGGTGAGCCTGGTGTAGGAAAATCTGCAATCGTTGATGGTCTTGCACAACTTATTGTCAAAGGTGAATGTCCTACAAACCTTTTAGATAAAAAGATTTTATCTATTGAAATGAGTTCACTTGTTGCTGGTACAAAATATCGTGGTCAATTTGAAGAAAGAATGAAAGCCATTATTGATGAATTGAAAAAAAGAAATGATGTTATCATTTTTGTGGATGAACTACACACAATGGTTGGAGCTGGTAGTTCGTCTGGTTCACTTGATGCGGCTAACATTCTTAAACCTGCACTTGCAAGAGGTCACATTCAGTGTATTGGTGCAACCACATTTGATGAATACAAAAATTCTGTTGAAAAAGACGGTGCTCTAGAACGTAGGTTTCAGAAAGTTATTATTGAACCACCAACAGCAGAAGAAACAAAGGTTATTCTTCATAACTTAAAAGAACGTTATGAAGACTATCATAATGTAAGATATACTGATGAAGCAATTGAACTCTGTGTAAAATTAGCCGACCGTTTCATTTTTGAACGTGCTTTTCCCGACAAGGCAATTGACATCCTTGATGAAGCAGGATCACGTGCACAAATTAGCAAATCTATACCAGAACACATTAAGCAAATGAGTGCTGAAATTAAGGAAGTTATTGCTCTTAAACAATCATCTGTTAAAGCACAAGATTTTGAAAAATCTGTTATTTATCGTGATAAAGAGAAAGAACTTAAAAAGAAACTCGAAATTGCAAAAAATGAATGGAGAGAGAAAATCGCCCTTAACGCACAAGTAGTTGATGGTGATGAAATCAGAAAAGTGGTTTCTATGATTTCAAAGATACCTGTTGAAAAAGTTTCAATTAACGATGCTAAAAAATATCTTGAACTAGAAAATATTTTGAAAAAAGAAATTGTAGGTCAAGATGAAGCAGTTTCATTAATTTCAAAAGTACTTAGGCGCAATAAAACTGCTATATCCAATCCAAATAAACCTATCGGAACTTTTATGTTTTTAGGTAATACTGGCGTAGGTAAAACAGAAACAGCAAAAGTAATTGCAAATGAAATTTTCGGACCTAATTCTCTTATTAGAATCGATATGTCCGAATATTCAGAAAAAATATCATCATCAAGACTTACTGGTGCGGCACCTGGTTATGTTGGTTATGAAGAAGGTGGTCAATTAACTGAAGCTGTAAGACGCAAACCTTTTTCTGTTGTTTTATTTGATGAAATTGAAAAAGCACATCCTGATATTTATAATATACTACTTCAAATTCTTGATGAAGGTCGTTTAACTGATAATACAGGTCGTGTAGTTAATTTCAAAAACACAATTATCATTATGACTTCAAATGTTGGTGTAAAAACTGCCCAAGCGCTTGGTAAAGGTATAGGTTTTACTACTTCTTCAACTCTAAAAGAAGAAGAAATAATTAAAAATAACATTATGAAAGCATTGAAAGATAAATTTGCACCAGAATTCTTAAACCGTATTAATGAAATAGTTATTTTTAACCAACTAAATGAAGATAATATTAAGGAAATAGTTAAAATTCATTTAAATAAATTGAAGAAACGTATTGATGATATTGGATACATTCTTACTTGGACTCCTTCAGTTATTGATTACATTTCAAAGGAAACTTACAACCCTATGTATGGCGCAAGACCTGTAGAAAGAGGTATTCAAAAATTAATAGAAGATATGATTTCAGAAGAACTTCTTAGAAATGAACCAACTACAGGTTCTAATATAAAAATACAATATAATAAGAAAGATAACAAACTATTTGTTGTATTTGATAATAAATTAAATATTAATAAAAATTAA